From the Carya illinoinensis cultivar Pawnee chromosome 4, C.illinoinensisPawnee_v1, whole genome shotgun sequence genome, one window contains:
- the LOC122307091 gene encoding cytochrome P450 97B2, chloroplastic, whose protein sequence is MANAVAGVAPLSWFSPSKGNGDFQRIDAGFVGITTRAACFHSPTASPSLNSKPKRTTIRCQSTSTEEPKTRRNLLDNASNLLTNLLSGGTLGSMPIAEGAVSDLFDRPLFYSLYDWFLEHGAVYKLAFGPKAFVVVSDPIVARHILRENAFCYDKGVLADILEPIMGKGLIPADLDTWKQRRRVIAPGFHVLYLEAMVKIFTDCSERALLKFEKFLQVANSPGEKTIELDLEAEFSSLALDIIGLSVFNYDFGSVTKESPVIKAVYGTLFEAEHRSTFYIPYWKLPLARWIVPRQRKFQNDLKVINDCLDGLIKNAKETRQETDVEKLQQRDYLNLKDASLLRFLVDMRGADVDDRQLRDDLMTMLIAGHETTAAVLTWAVFLLAQNPSKMRKAQAEIDSVLGQGRPTFELVKKLEYIRLIVVEALRLYPQPPLLIRRSLRSDVLPGGYRGEKDGYTIPAGTDVFLSVYNLHRSPYFWDQPQEFEPERFLEQKKSEGIEGWAGFDPSRSPGALYPNEIISDFSFLPFGGGPRKCVGDQFALMESTVALAMLLQKFDVMLKGSPESVELVTGATMHTKNGMWCKLRKRVDVN, encoded by the exons ATGGCAAATGCAGTGGCCGGAGTTGCTCCTCTCTCTTGGTTCTCCCCTTCCAAAGGTAACGGCGATTTTCAGAGAATTGATGCTGGGTTTGTGGGTATTACAACAAGAGCTGCATGCTTTCACTCTCCGACCGCCAGTCCTTCCCTCAATTCTAAGCCAAAACGGACTACTATCAG GTGTCAATCAACAAGTACTGAAGAACCGAAAACAAGAAGAAACCTACTGGACAATGCGAGCAACCTCCTTACCAATTTGTTAAGTGGGGGAACTCTTGGGTCCATGCCTATTGCTGAAGGTGCGGTCTCGGATTTGTTTGATCGCCCTCTCTTCTATTCACTGTATGATTGGTTTTTAGAG CATGGTGCTGTGTATAAACTTGCTTTCGGGCCAAAAGCATTCGTGGTTGTATCAGATCCTATTGTTGCAAGACATATTCTTCGAGAAAATGCTTTTTGTTATGACAAG GGAGTCCTCGCTGATATCCTTGAACCAATAATGGGCAAAGGACTTATACCTGCTGACCTTGATACTTGGAAGCAGAGAAGAAGAG TTATTGCTCCTGGGTTCCATGTCTTATACTTGGAAGCTATGGTCAAGATATTTACTGATTGTTCAGAGAGAGCATTATTGAAGTTTGAGAAGTTTTTACAAGTAGCAAACTCGCCTGGAGAGAAGACAATTGAGTTGGATCTTGAAGCAGAGTTTTCTAGTCTGGCTCTTGACATCATTGGGCTCAGTGTCTTCAACTATGATTTTGGTTCTGTTACCAAAGAATCGCCTGTAATAAAG GCAGTATATGGCACTCTCTTTGAAGCCGAACACAGATCTACTTTCTACATTCCATACTGGAAACTTCCTTTGGCAAGGTGGATTGTCCCTAGGCAGCGGAAATTCCAGAATGATCTTAAAGTTATCAATGACTGTCTTGATGGACTCATCAAAAATGCAAAAGAGACCAGACAG GAAACAGATGTAGAGAAACTGCAGCAAAGGGACTACTTAAATCTCAAG GATGCAAGTCTTTTGCGTTTCTTAGTTGATATGCGGGGAGCTGATGTTGATGACCGTCAG CTTAGGGATGATCTGATGACAATGCTTATTGCTGGCCATGAAACAACAGCTGCAGTTCTTACTTGGGCTGTTTTCCTACTTGCACaa AATCCCTCTAAAATGAGAAAAGCTCAAGCAGAGATTGATTCAGTGCTTGGCCAGGGCAGACCAACTTTTGAATTGGTTAAAAAACTGGA GTACATTAGACTTATTGTTGTAGAAGCTCTGCGCTTGTATCCTCAACCTCCTTTGTTAATTAGACGTTCTCTCAGATCGGATGTATTGCCAG GAGGGTACAGGGGTGAAAAAGATGGTTATACCATTCCTGCTGGGACTGATGTTTTCCTTTCT GTATATAATCTCCATAGATCCCCATATTTTTGGGACCAACCTCAGGAGTTTGAGCCAGAGAGATTTTTAGAGCAAAAGAAGAGTGAAGGCATTGAAGGGTGGGCTGGATTTGATCCATCTCGAAGTCCTGGCGCGCTGTACCCAAACGAG ATAATatcagatttttcctttttaccaTTTGGCGGAGGGCCAAGAAAATGCGTCGGAGACCAATTTGCACTAATGGAGTCAACCGTGGCATTGGCTATGCTGTTGCAGAAGTTCGACGTGATGCTGAAGGGATCTCCAGAATCAGTGGAATTAGTCACCGGGGCAACAATGCACACAAAGAATGGAATGTGGTGCAAACTGAGAAAGAGAGTTGATGTCAATTGA